A single Chryseobacterium sp. DNA region contains:
- a CDS encoding HdeD family acid-resistance protein — translation MGNLFQTLTNTVKHWYIPLIFGILFLIFGIYVFSVPLATYVTLSIFFSVSFLFSGITEVFFSIQNSKSLQGWGWFLVSGLLTTAIGVYLIAYPQISMSILPFVVGFTLLFRSFQLLGFAFDLKSMKIMSWGNVALASAGGIIFSLLLIFNPVFTGISLVTLTGVSFIFLGIASIMLALDLRKVKNFPGKISQELRDKIKAVQDEIDDLKR, via the coding sequence ATGGGCAATTTATTTCAGACTCTTACCAACACGGTTAAACACTGGTACATTCCATTGATCTTCGGGATCCTTTTTCTGATCTTCGGTATTTATGTATTTAGTGTTCCGCTGGCAACGTATGTAACCCTTTCTATTTTTTTCAGTGTTTCCTTTTTATTTTCCGGGATTACAGAGGTGTTTTTCTCCATACAGAACAGTAAATCTTTACAAGGCTGGGGCTGGTTTCTGGTAAGTGGGCTGTTGACAACCGCTATTGGTGTTTACCTGATCGCTTATCCACAGATTTCAATGTCTATTCTTCCGTTTGTAGTCGGATTTACCTTGCTGTTCCGTTCCTTTCAGTTACTGGGTTTTGCTTTTGATCTGAAAAGCATGAAAATAATGAGCTGGGGAAATGTAGCGCTGGCAAGTGCAGGAGGAATTATATTTTCTTTACTATTGATATTTAATCCTGTATTTACGGGTATTTCTTTGGTTACATTAACAGGGGTTTCTTTCATATTTCTTGGAATTGCTTCTATAATGCTGGCACTGGATCTAAGAAAGGTTAAAAATTTTCCAGGGAAAATAAGCCAGGAGCTAAGAGATAAAATAAAAGCGGTACAGGATGAAATTGACGATCTGAAGCGGTAA
- a CDS encoding amino acid permease, with amino-acid sequence MSNENKTGQNETLVRGLTNRHIQLIALGGAIGTGLFLGIGPAAVLAGPSVILGYALAGIIAFFIMRQLGEMVVQEPVSGSFSYFAYKYWGNFPGFASGWNYWILYILVSMAELTAIGHYIHFWWPEIPLWVSSLFFFIVINALNLASVKVYGETEFWFSIIKVVAIIAMIIFGVYLLITGTGGEKASISNLWNDGGFFPKGLFNKTENGYSGLFAAMAMIMFSFGGLELIGITAAEAKSPEKTIPQATNQVIYRILIFYVGALVILFSLSPWREITEGSSPFVMVFQNLNGLEFRLFGKVVQFNSLIANVLNLIVLTAALSVYNSSVYSNSRMLFGLAQQGNAPKFLKKLNKNSVPTNAIIVSSCFAGICIIINKLVPEKAFEYLMALVVSTLIINWLMICYTHLKFKRSITKSGIESKFPSIFYPISNYICIAFLVLILGLMSITGMEIQVILIPVWLGFLFVMYKLYKPA; translated from the coding sequence ATGAGCAACGAAAATAAAACAGGACAAAACGAGACTTTAGTTAGAGGATTAACAAATCGACACATACAATTAATTGCCCTTGGAGGTGCCATAGGAACCGGATTATTTCTGGGAATAGGACCCGCTGCCGTATTAGCTGGCCCATCAGTTATTTTAGGATATGCTTTAGCCGGGATTATTGCTTTTTTTATCATGCGCCAGCTGGGTGAGATGGTAGTTCAGGAACCGGTATCGGGAAGTTTCAGTTACTTTGCCTATAAATATTGGGGAAATTTTCCAGGCTTTGCCTCCGGATGGAACTACTGGATTCTTTATATTCTGGTAAGTATGGCCGAACTTACGGCTATCGGACATTACATCCATTTCTGGTGGCCGGAAATACCGCTCTGGGTTTCCAGTTTATTCTTTTTTATTGTGATCAATGCCCTTAACCTTGCTTCCGTAAAAGTATATGGAGAAACCGAGTTTTGGTTCTCTATCATCAAAGTAGTAGCTATTATCGCTATGATTATCTTCGGAGTTTACTTATTAATAACAGGAACAGGAGGAGAGAAAGCCAGTATTTCCAACTTATGGAATGACGGCGGCTTTTTTCCGAAAGGACTTTTTAATAAAACTGAAAACGGATACTCCGGATTATTTGCAGCCATGGCCATGATTATGTTCTCTTTTGGAGGACTGGAGCTGATCGGGATTACCGCAGCGGAAGCAAAGAGCCCGGAAAAAACGATTCCCCAGGCTACCAACCAGGTAATTTACAGGATTTTGATTTTCTATGTAGGAGCTTTAGTGATCTTATTTTCATTAAGCCCTTGGCGGGAGATTACAGAAGGGTCAAGCCCGTTTGTAATGGTTTTTCAAAACTTAAATGGACTTGAGTTCAGACTTTTCGGTAAAGTGGTTCAATTTAATTCATTGATTGCGAATGTTCTTAATCTTATTGTTTTGACAGCGGCGCTGTCTGTATACAACAGTAGTGTTTACAGTAACAGCCGAATGCTTTTTGGGCTGGCCCAACAGGGAAATGCTCCCAAATTTTTAAAAAAACTGAATAAAAATTCTGTTCCTACCAATGCGATCATTGTTTCTTCATGTTTTGCCGGAATCTGTATCATTATTAATAAACTGGTACCGGAAAAAGCCTTTGAATACTTAATGGCATTAGTGGTGTCCACATTGATCATCAACTGGCTGATGATTTGTTATACCCATTTAAAATTTAAACGATCAATCACTAAATCAGGAATTGAATCGAAGTTTCCATCAATATTCTATCCTATATCCAATTATATTTGTATTGCCTTTTTAGTTCTGATTTTAGGATTAATGAGCATTACAGGAATGGAAATTCAGGTGATTTTAATTCCGGTTTGGTTAGGGTTTCTGTTTGTCATGTATAAATTATATAAGCCTGCTTAA
- a CDS encoding tetratricopeptide repeat protein, translating into MSPNFRIKIIYLAFIFPFVFLGAQDYSFLPEPIRTTSEYKRKGDYEGALRFNTKALKQYEENGDTRGIIMVYTNIGNILCGFSRHKESLEYLDKAKNELNTINPPTPLLIGNLYNEYGRNYIRLGLFEQANTAYNKAAYYIKRVTDDKQRNYLLFHNYSGKYTNFLKSKNIDSLRTIEKNCCLRFREHSPTQEWLMVLLRKKHLDSAEYYMNKAVLNFNTANFTEKGIALFSYGDLYNVKGDQKRLWNII; encoded by the coding sequence ATGTCCCCTAATTTTAGAATTAAAATAATATATCTTGCTTTTATTTTTCCTTTTGTATTTCTTGGAGCCCAGGATTATTCTTTTCTGCCTGAACCCATAAGAACAACATCAGAGTATAAAAGGAAAGGGGATTATGAAGGGGCTTTAAGGTTTAATACCAAGGCGCTTAAACAATATGAAGAAAATGGAGACACCAGGGGAATCATTATGGTATACACCAATATTGGAAACATACTGTGTGGTTTCAGCAGACATAAGGAAAGCCTGGAATATCTGGATAAAGCAAAGAACGAGCTCAATACCATTAATCCTCCGACTCCTCTTCTTATAGGAAATTTATATAATGAATATGGTAGGAATTATATCCGATTAGGATTATTTGAGCAGGCTAATACAGCCTATAATAAAGCAGCGTATTATATCAAAAGGGTTACAGATGATAAACAGAGGAATTACCTTTTGTTTCATAATTATTCAGGGAAGTATACTAACTTTCTTAAATCTAAAAACATTGATTCTTTACGGACCATAGAAAAAAATTGCTGTCTGAGATTCCGGGAGCATTCTCCTACACAAGAATGGCTGATGGTTTTATTGCGAAAAAAACATTTGGATTCTGCAGAATACTATATGAATAAGGCTGTTCTCAATTTTAATACCGCAAATTTTACTGAAAAAGGGATTGCATTATTCAGTTATGGAGACCTTTATAATGTAAAAGGAGATCAAAAAAGGCTTTGGAATATTATCTGA